From a single Brassica napus cultivar Da-Ae chromosome C9, Da-Ae, whole genome shotgun sequence genomic region:
- the LOC106400468 gene encoding probable mediator of RNA polymerase II transcription subunit 15c — protein MASFNVHGPSLLGIQGQEVDQSQPLMLQRLNDTHPSSTSGGDDWPEETYQKIKALKEKYGLVLSTFYKSISDKLREIDSLPQHNMPVEWLKASKATLEGVLAFLNVCKSSVSEFHRDKLSLYEAKLLRFIEYHHLNVTRRAMKRQQQVHLPPSHTHQTRPRMEPEDENNTMSTAAQEHLPPEPITERPIDRLIKAFQSGSPESLAQSVSEMSSVISLSDMIAGLVHTIGGSRARLGEDLSERTRFRVQQGDRHPTKRFKRSVTAISSSKVNKIEPSYALLQEIIEINERLVETVVSICNEDVCPSKVTSGTVVVTCAYVPVALSATFKALYNSGHLSQIQPLRLLVPENYPYSPTILEKVIFDTASVHKYEDLSARARSRFSLSMKEAMSLKEIAKVWDECGRATMLEYAEGHGGGTFSSKYGRWESVLRAS, from the exons ATGGCTAGCTTTAATGTGCATGGACCAAGTTTGTTGGGTATTCAAGGCCAAGAGGTGGACCAGTCTCAACCATTGATGCTACAACGTTTGAATGATACACATCCATCTAGTACCAGTGGTGGTGATGACTGGCCGGAAGAGACCTATCAAAAG ATAAAGGCCCTCAAGGAGAAGTATGGACTTGTTCTGAGTACATTTTACAAATCAATATCTGATAAATTGCGGGAGATTGATTCTCTTCCTCAGCATAACATGCCGGTTGAATGGCTAAAGGCGAGCAAAGCGACGTTGGAAGGAGTTCTTGCGTTCTTAAATGTCTGTAAGAGCAGTGTATCAGAGTTTCACAGAGATAAGCTTAGTCTCTATGAGGCAAAGTTACTGAGGTTCATTGAGTATCATCACCTGAACGTGACTCGGAGGGCAATGAAGCGGCAGCAACAAGTTCATCTCCCTCCTTCTCATACCCATCAAACAAGGCCTAGGATGGAACCAGAAGATGAGAACAACACTATGTCCACAGCAGCTCAGGAGCATCTTCCACCAGAGCCAATCACAGAGCGGCCTATTGATCGTCTGATAAAAGCG TTTCAATCAGGATCACCTGAATCTTTGGCACAGTCAGTAAGTGAGATGAGTTCGGTCATCAGTTTGAGTGACATGATTGCTGGTTTGGTCCACACCATTGGAGGATCTAGAGCTCGTTTAGGGGAGGATTTGAGTGAGAGGACAAGGTTCCGTGTGCAACAAGGAGATAGACATCCTACCAAGAGATTCAAGCGCTCAGTTACTGCTATATCTTCCTCCAAGGTTAACAAGATTGAG CCTAGTTATGCTCTCTTGCAAGAAATCATTGAAATAAATGAGAGACTTGTGGAGACAGTAGTGAGTATATGCAATGAAGATGTTTGTCCAAGTAAAGTTACTTCAGGAACAGTCGTCGTCACGTGTGCTTATGTCCCTGTGGCTCTCAGTGCCACATTCAAAGCTCTTTACAATTCAGGACATCTC TCACAGATTCAGCCGTTGCGCTTACTAGTTCCTGAGAATTATCCATATTCCCCAACAATTCTAGAGAAAGTCATCTTTGATACCGCCAG TGTACACAAGTATGAGGATTTATCCGCGAGAGCTAGATCGAGGTTTAGTTTGTCTATGAAGGAAGCAATGTCACTTAAAGAAATAGCTAAAGTTTGGGATGAGTGCGGGAGAGCTACAATGCTTGAGTACGCTGAGGGGCATGGTGGAGGCACTTTCAGCTCCAAGTACGGTCGTTGGGAGTCTGTTCTAAGAGCTTCATGA
- the LOC106400467 gene encoding probable mediator of RNA polymerase II transcription subunit 15c isoform X2, whose amino-acid sequence MEGTSSWKPNEQGGDSLANDWRSQHEPDLRKKVIVAIVERLKICLSRQITDSINKTACTFEEKIYGIAKDKGDYLRKIHEKILAFERRIRTGTSANGANTPDPAQALNQGQSLPTSLTYAQTPTSQQWLSPSSIQSKLNIPESSGLPTQAPMTVSAAQNLNVQMGERVESSLGPGPQRQIQGRQQLLQKPQQQQLRSNTMYQHHGNQQQQSLLPHHRSSSLIKQSFPQSSALSSHQQKMAVPSQEHKQLERKHHISQMMNGKDTQLIHLTSPQNNGEKQRTSQQNNMASFNVHGSSLLGTKGQEVEKSQPLMLQRFQEAGSLHQSQNLADQQKQPYQLQKPTFQDSTSKTLNPSGGDWRDETYQKIKAFREKYIHILSELFQKLSYKLQEIDSLPQQNMMPSEPRVENLRAARAKLGQVLVFLNVSRSSVSEHHRDKFSAYGSLALKFTKHQREKEQQQVHLPPSQINQTSLQSQSGQVHASQTATPNTSQTRPRIEPKDVNKVMSSSGNVVVHSPKQNPPSNQREAVHSNISQDQSSMFQKKQFHHLPRQEQLLERQKQQQPSASSPQMQKNYSSPQLVEQQTLPTPINKTPAQEHPLVTLSSEPISERPIDRLIKAIQSSSPESLAQSVSEMSSVISLTDRLAGSVHTIGGSRARLGGDLSERTRFRVQQGGRHPTKRFKRSLTAMPSQTDSYKRLSVNKIEPSCALVQEIMEINGRFVETVVNICNEDVCPSEVTSGLTVVTCSYVPVALSATFKALYNSGHISQIQPLRLLVPDNYPCSPIIIEKILFDGVSDHKFEDLSARARSRFSLSIKEAMSLKEIAKVWDECARATMLEYAERHGGGTFSSKYGRWESVLRSS is encoded by the exons ATGGAGGGAACTTCTAGTTGGAAGCCTAACGAACAAGGCGGAGACTCTCTTGCTAATGATTGGAGATCGCAACATGAGCCTGATCTACGTAAGAAAGTTATTGTAGCAAT AGTGGAGAGGTTGAAGATATGTCTTTCTAGACAGATTACCGATAGTATTAACAAGACCGCTTGTACATTTGAAGAAAAGATTTATGGCATAGCCAAAGATAAG GGTGATTACTTGCGGAAAATCCACGAAAAGATACTTGCTTTCGAAAGAAGAATCAGAACTGGTACTTCAGCCAATGGAGCTAACACTCCAGATCCAG CTCAAGCTTTGAATCAAGGACAATCACTTCCCACCTCGTTGACATATGCACAGACTCCAACAAGCCAACAATGGTTATCTCCAAGCAGCATCCAGAGCAAGCTCAACATTCCTGAATCTTCTGGTTTGCCCACTCAGGCTCCTATGACCGTTTCTGCGGCTCAGAATCTAAACGTTCAAATGGGTGAAAGAGTTGAATCAAGTCTTGGTCCCGGTCCTCAAAGACAGATTCAAGGAAGGCAACAGCTTCTTCAAAAGCCTCAACAGCAGCAACTGAGATCCAACACCATGTACCAGCATCACGGGAATCAGCAGCAGCAAAGTTTGTTGCCTCATCATAGATCATCGTCTCTTATTAAGCAGTCTTTTCCTCAGTCTTCTGCTCTTTCTAGTCATCAACAGAAGATGGCTGTGCCGTCACAGGAACATAAACAGCTAGAACGGAAGCATCACATTAGTCAAATGATGAATGGTAAAGACACCCAGCTGATTCATCTAACATCACCACAAAACAATGGGGAGAAACAACGAACCTCCCAGCAGAACAATATGGCTAGCTTTAATGTGCATGGATCAAGTTTGTTGGGTACTAAAGGCCAAGAGGTGGAGAAGTCTCAACCATTGATGCTGCAAAGGTTTCAGGAAGCAGGTTCTTTGCACCAAAGCCAGAACCTAGCAGACCAACAGAAACAGCCATATCAACTGCAGAAACCTA CTTTTCAAGATTCTACAAGCAAGACGTTAAACCCTAGTGGTGGTGACTGGCGAGATGAGACCTATCAGAAG ATAAAAGCTTTTAGGGAGAAGTATATACATATTCTGAGTGAATTGTTCCAAAAACTATCTTATAAATTGCAAGAG ATTGATTCTCTTCCTCAACAGAACATGATGCCATCTGAGCCGCGGGTTGAAAATCTAAGGGCGGCCAGAGCGAAGTTGGGCCAAGTTCTTGTGTTCTTAAATGTCAGTAGGAGCAGTGTATCAGAGCATCACAGAGATAAGTTTAGTGCATATGGGTCACTTGCATTGAAATTCACCAAGCATCAGAGGGAAAAGGAGCAGCAACAAGTGCATCTCCCTCCTTCTCAGATCAATCAAACATCATTACAATCCCAAAGTGGTCAAGTCCATGCGTCGCAAACAGCAACGCCTAATACCTCGCAGACAAGGCCTAGGATAGAACCAAAAGATGTGAACAAGGTTATGTCCTCATCAGGAAATGTCGTGGTGCATTCTCCTAAACAGAATCCTCCAAGTAATCAACGGGAGGCTGTACACTCTAATATCAGCCAGGATCAGTCTAGTATGTTTCAGAAGAAGCAGTTTCATCATCTCCCTAGGCAAGAACAGCTGTTGGAGAGGCAGAAGCAGCAACAACCGTCAGCTTCATCCCCTCAGATGCAGAAGAACTACTCTTCTCCTCAGTTAGTGGAGCAGCAGACTCTTCCTACACCAATTAACAAAACACCAGCTCAGGAGCATCCTCTGGTTACTCTTTCTTCTGAACCAATCTCAGAGCGGCCTATTGATCGTCTGATAAAAGCT ATTCAATCATCGTCACCAGAATCTTTGGCACAATCAGTAAGTGAGATGAGCTCGGTCATCAGCTTAACTGACAGGCTTGCTGGTTCAGTCCACACCATTGGAGGATCTAGAGCTCGTTTAGGGGGGGATTTGAGTGAGAGGACACGGTTCCGTGTGCAACAAGGAGGTAGACATCCTACCAAGAGATTTAAGCGCTCACTCACCGCTATGCCATCACAAACTGATAGCTACAAACGGCTCAGTGTTAACAAGATTGAG CCTAGTTGTGCCCTAGTGCAAGAAATCATGGAAATAAATGGGAGATTTGTAGAGACTGTGGTAAACATATGTAATGAAGATGTTTGTCCGAGTGAAGTTACTTCAGGATTAACAGTCGTCACGTGCTCTTATGTCCCTGTGGCTCTTAGTGCCACATTCAAAGCTCTTTACAATTCAGGACATATC TCACAGATTCAGCCCTTACGTTTACTAGTTCCAGATAATTACCCATGTTCCCCAATAATTATAGAGAAAATCCTCTTTGACGGCGTCAG tgatcacaagtTTGAGGATTTATCGGCGAGAGCTAGATCGAGGTTTAGTTTGTCTATAAAGGAAGCAATGTCACTTAAAGAAATAGCTAAAGTTTGGGATGAGTGTGCGAGGGCTACAATGCTTGAGTACGCTGAACGGCATGGTGGTGGCACTTTCAGCTCCAAGTACGGTCGTTGGGAGTCTGTTCTAAGATCTTCATGA
- the LOC106400467 gene encoding probable mediator of RNA polymerase II transcription subunit 15c isoform X1 — protein MEGTSSWKPNEQGGDSLANDWRSQHEPDLRKKVIVAIVERLKICLSRQITDSINKTACTFEEKIYGIAKDKGDYLRKIHEKILAFERRIRTGTSANGANTPDPAQALNQGQSLPTSLTYAQTPTSQQWLSPSSIQSKLNIPESSGLPTQAPMTVSAAQNLNVQMGERVESSLGPGPQRQIQGRQQLLQKPQQQQLRSNTMYQHHGNQQQQSLLPHHRSSSLIKQSFPQSSALSSHQQKMAVPSQEHKQLERKHHISQMMNGKDTQLIHLTSPQNNGEKQRTSQQNNMASFNVHGSSLLGTKGQEVEKSQPLMLQRFQEAGSLHQSQNLADQQKQPYQLQKPTFQDSTSKTLNPSGGDWRDETYQKIKAFREKYIHILSELFQKLSYKLQEIDSLPQQNMMPSEPRVENLRAARAKLGQVLVFLNVSRSSVSEHHRDKFSAYGSLALKFTKHQREKEQQQVHLPPSQINQTSLQSQSGQVHASQTATPNTSQTRPRIEPKDVNKVMSSSGNVVVHSPKQNPPSNQREAVHSNISQDQSSMFQKKQFHHLPRQEQLLERQKQQQPSASSPQMQKNYSSPQLVEQQTLPTPINKTPAQEHPLVTLSSEPISERPIDRLIKAIQSSSPESLAQSVSEMSSVISLTDRLAGSVHTIGGSRARLGGDLSERTRFRVQQGGRHPTKRFKRSLTAMPSQTDSYKRLSVNKIEPSCALVQEIMEINGRFVETVVNICNEDVCPSEVTSGLTVVTCSYVPVALSATFKALYNSGHIVSLSELWSCLSFSQMLMYPMFDMQSQIQPLRLLVPDNYPCSPIIIEKILFDGVSDHKFEDLSARARSRFSLSIKEAMSLKEIAKVWDECARATMLEYAERHGGGTFSSKYGRWESVLRSS, from the exons ATGGAGGGAACTTCTAGTTGGAAGCCTAACGAACAAGGCGGAGACTCTCTTGCTAATGATTGGAGATCGCAACATGAGCCTGATCTACGTAAGAAAGTTATTGTAGCAAT AGTGGAGAGGTTGAAGATATGTCTTTCTAGACAGATTACCGATAGTATTAACAAGACCGCTTGTACATTTGAAGAAAAGATTTATGGCATAGCCAAAGATAAG GGTGATTACTTGCGGAAAATCCACGAAAAGATACTTGCTTTCGAAAGAAGAATCAGAACTGGTACTTCAGCCAATGGAGCTAACACTCCAGATCCAG CTCAAGCTTTGAATCAAGGACAATCACTTCCCACCTCGTTGACATATGCACAGACTCCAACAAGCCAACAATGGTTATCTCCAAGCAGCATCCAGAGCAAGCTCAACATTCCTGAATCTTCTGGTTTGCCCACTCAGGCTCCTATGACCGTTTCTGCGGCTCAGAATCTAAACGTTCAAATGGGTGAAAGAGTTGAATCAAGTCTTGGTCCCGGTCCTCAAAGACAGATTCAAGGAAGGCAACAGCTTCTTCAAAAGCCTCAACAGCAGCAACTGAGATCCAACACCATGTACCAGCATCACGGGAATCAGCAGCAGCAAAGTTTGTTGCCTCATCATAGATCATCGTCTCTTATTAAGCAGTCTTTTCCTCAGTCTTCTGCTCTTTCTAGTCATCAACAGAAGATGGCTGTGCCGTCACAGGAACATAAACAGCTAGAACGGAAGCATCACATTAGTCAAATGATGAATGGTAAAGACACCCAGCTGATTCATCTAACATCACCACAAAACAATGGGGAGAAACAACGAACCTCCCAGCAGAACAATATGGCTAGCTTTAATGTGCATGGATCAAGTTTGTTGGGTACTAAAGGCCAAGAGGTGGAGAAGTCTCAACCATTGATGCTGCAAAGGTTTCAGGAAGCAGGTTCTTTGCACCAAAGCCAGAACCTAGCAGACCAACAGAAACAGCCATATCAACTGCAGAAACCTA CTTTTCAAGATTCTACAAGCAAGACGTTAAACCCTAGTGGTGGTGACTGGCGAGATGAGACCTATCAGAAG ATAAAAGCTTTTAGGGAGAAGTATATACATATTCTGAGTGAATTGTTCCAAAAACTATCTTATAAATTGCAAGAG ATTGATTCTCTTCCTCAACAGAACATGATGCCATCTGAGCCGCGGGTTGAAAATCTAAGGGCGGCCAGAGCGAAGTTGGGCCAAGTTCTTGTGTTCTTAAATGTCAGTAGGAGCAGTGTATCAGAGCATCACAGAGATAAGTTTAGTGCATATGGGTCACTTGCATTGAAATTCACCAAGCATCAGAGGGAAAAGGAGCAGCAACAAGTGCATCTCCCTCCTTCTCAGATCAATCAAACATCATTACAATCCCAAAGTGGTCAAGTCCATGCGTCGCAAACAGCAACGCCTAATACCTCGCAGACAAGGCCTAGGATAGAACCAAAAGATGTGAACAAGGTTATGTCCTCATCAGGAAATGTCGTGGTGCATTCTCCTAAACAGAATCCTCCAAGTAATCAACGGGAGGCTGTACACTCTAATATCAGCCAGGATCAGTCTAGTATGTTTCAGAAGAAGCAGTTTCATCATCTCCCTAGGCAAGAACAGCTGTTGGAGAGGCAGAAGCAGCAACAACCGTCAGCTTCATCCCCTCAGATGCAGAAGAACTACTCTTCTCCTCAGTTAGTGGAGCAGCAGACTCTTCCTACACCAATTAACAAAACACCAGCTCAGGAGCATCCTCTGGTTACTCTTTCTTCTGAACCAATCTCAGAGCGGCCTATTGATCGTCTGATAAAAGCT ATTCAATCATCGTCACCAGAATCTTTGGCACAATCAGTAAGTGAGATGAGCTCGGTCATCAGCTTAACTGACAGGCTTGCTGGTTCAGTCCACACCATTGGAGGATCTAGAGCTCGTTTAGGGGGGGATTTGAGTGAGAGGACACGGTTCCGTGTGCAACAAGGAGGTAGACATCCTACCAAGAGATTTAAGCGCTCACTCACCGCTATGCCATCACAAACTGATAGCTACAAACGGCTCAGTGTTAACAAGATTGAG CCTAGTTGTGCCCTAGTGCAAGAAATCATGGAAATAAATGGGAGATTTGTAGAGACTGTGGTAAACATATGTAATGAAGATGTTTGTCCGAGTGAAGTTACTTCAGGATTAACAGTCGTCACGTGCTCTTATGTCCCTGTGGCTCTTAGTGCCACATTCAAAGCTCTTTACAATTCAGGACATATCGTAAGTCTCTCTGAACTTTGGTCTTGTCTGTCTTTTTCTCAAATGCTTATGTATCCCATGTTTGATATGCAGTCACAGATTCAGCCCTTACGTTTACTAGTTCCAGATAATTACCCATGTTCCCCAATAATTATAGAGAAAATCCTCTTTGACGGCGTCAG tgatcacaagtTTGAGGATTTATCGGCGAGAGCTAGATCGAGGTTTAGTTTGTCTATAAAGGAAGCAATGTCACTTAAAGAAATAGCTAAAGTTTGGGATGAGTGTGCGAGGGCTACAATGCTTGAGTACGCTGAACGGCATGGTGGTGGCACTTTCAGCTCCAAGTACGGTCGTTGGGAGTCTGTTCTAAGATCTTCATGA